The following are from one region of the Chloroflexota bacterium genome:
- the mltG gene encoding endolytic transglycosylase MltG: MKRTIRRVVAALFAIALFAFVASAFWFVYSLLAPPRDDSGSLLVSTKSFPTPVSVEDTLLGMRLQQRQDELNAPAGTDATPFAFTILPGELPRDVATRLQKQGLIKDADLFVDWIKYLHVGTKIQAGDYVLRRTMTMSELVEALQHGYARAITITVRPGWRAEEVADYLATLGLTKFNKDQFLQSVKTSKFDYEFLRDRPKGAPTTLEGYLFPETYNVPFDTPTDTLLVVILDTFNARVDVKLRQKAAAAKMTLHEVLTLASIIEREAVVANERPIIASVYLNRIKKKMLLQSDPTAQYALGYQTATKQWWKIPVTIEELIAAKSPFNTYLNPGLPPAPICNPSLASITAALEPAQTDYLFFFSKGDGSHAFAKTYEEHLQNQTKYGGK, translated from the coding sequence ATGAAACGTACGATCCGACGCGTGGTTGCCGCGCTGTTTGCCATCGCGCTGTTTGCCTTTGTCGCGAGCGCGTTTTGGTTTGTCTATTCATTGCTCGCGCCGCCGCGTGATGATAGCGGTAGTTTGTTAGTGAGCACCAAGTCATTTCCCACGCCGGTTTCGGTCGAGGATACCTTGCTGGGCATGCGTTTGCAACAACGGCAAGATGAATTGAACGCGCCCGCCGGCACGGACGCGACGCCGTTCGCGTTTACGATTCTGCCCGGCGAATTGCCGCGCGATGTAGCAACGCGTTTGCAGAAACAAGGACTGATCAAGGACGCGGATTTATTCGTGGACTGGATCAAGTACCTACATGTCGGAACCAAGATTCAAGCCGGCGATTACGTGTTGCGGCGCACGATGACGATGAGCGAGTTGGTCGAGGCGTTGCAACATGGCTACGCGCGCGCGATCACGATCACGGTGCGACCGGGTTGGCGCGCGGAGGAGGTTGCAGATTATTTGGCGACGCTGGGATTGACCAAATTCAACAAGGACCAATTTCTGCAATCGGTCAAAACCAGCAAATTCGATTACGAGTTTTTGCGCGACCGTCCTAAAGGCGCGCCGACGACACTCGAAGGGTATCTTTTTCCGGAAACCTACAACGTGCCGTTCGATACGCCAACGGACACGTTGCTCGTCGTGATCCTCGACACGTTCAACGCGCGCGTGGATGTCAAGTTGCGCCAAAAAGCCGCCGCCGCAAAAATGACTTTGCACGAAGTGCTCACGCTCGCTTCGATTATCGAACGTGAAGCGGTCGTCGCGAACGAACGCCCGATCATCGCGAGCGTGTACTTGAATCGGATCAAAAAGAAAATGTTGTTGCAATCCGATCCGACCGCGCAGTACGCGCTGGGCTATCAAACCGCGACCAAGCAATGGTGGAAGATTCCGGTGACGATTGAAGAACTGATCGCGGCGAAGTCGCCGTTCAACACGTACTTGAATCCGGGCTTGCCGCCCGCGCCAATTTGTAATCCCAGTCTCGCGTCCATCACCGCGGCGCTCGAACCGGCACAGACTGATTACTTGTTCTTTTTCTCGAAAGGGGATGGCTCGCACGCGTTTGCGAAAACGTACGAAGAACATTTGCAGAATCAAACCAAGTACGGCGGAAAATAA
- the alaS gene encoding alanine--tRNA ligase has protein sequence MQMPLSSSVVRKTFLDYFKRRKHAVVASSSLIPAGDPTLLFANAGMVQFKDTFLGREKRDYTRATTSQKCMRVSGKHNDLENVGPSPRHHTFFEMLGNFSFGDYFKADAIKFAWDLLVNHYELDPTRLWFTIFEGDDEVRADEEAANLWVKAGAAPDRVRRFSRKDNFWQMGDTGPCGPCSEIHYYRGKHPRNPEFNRAEYVNGKGEETIEIWNLVFMQFNRYQDGDGFKLDPLPKPSVDTGAGLERVTAVLQGKLSNYETDLFKPIIEHTRKLLGHDKDALEKQLASYRVIADHSRAIAFLTADGVVPGNEGRNYVLRLILRRAARHGYLLGFQEPFLTEVLPTVIEMMSEPYPELEKRRDAILKITREEEKRFQATLKTGSALLEELVDELRAKNAKMISGADAFKLHDTYGFALELTRDYATAFGMQVDEAGFRKAMEEQADRSRAASAMGIDVASEQKYIAAQEQLVVSGVLPASGVSHDPYSRTELDTTIAGILRDGDLVEQANAGDQVEIVLPATCFYVESGGQITDTGRLVQYVGIADGAETEDANVKWAIEITDARAALPGLIVHVGKVVKGAPRVGDQVAVEVDRLRRWDIMRNHTATHLLHRELRYALGEHVQQAGSLVAPDRFRFDFTHNTMLTQDELNTIEQAVNDAVLADFPVVPFQLSYKEAVAGGAMALFTEKYGDRVRVIKVGDPGHPFSQELCGGTHVQHTSQIGAFHIVSESSIGAGLRRIEAVTGHGAAKLLQENSGRLDRTAAFLRTTAEQIESKVLALMSEIETQRKEIEKLRRDLALRDAEGLLARVQQVGEVRVLATQVQAANADTLRELADFFRDRMGSGIVVLGAAIDGKPSLIAAVTPDLVAKGFDAGKIVREVAKVVGGGGGGKPNLAQAGGKDVSRLAEALAMVVSVVGKA, from the coding sequence ATGCAAATGCCTCTATCATCTTCTGTGGTCCGCAAAACCTTTCTCGATTATTTCAAACGCCGCAAGCACGCGGTCGTCGCGTCGTCGTCGCTGATTCCGGCGGGCGACCCCACGCTCTTGTTCGCGAACGCCGGGATGGTGCAATTCAAGGACACCTTCCTGGGTCGCGAGAAACGCGATTATACGCGCGCGACCACGTCGCAAAAGTGTATGCGCGTCTCCGGCAAACACAACGATCTGGAAAACGTCGGACCATCGCCGCGGCATCACACCTTCTTCGAGATGCTCGGCAATTTTTCGTTCGGCGATTACTTCAAAGCCGACGCGATCAAATTCGCGTGGGATCTGCTCGTCAATCACTACGAACTCGACCCGACGCGCTTGTGGTTCACGATTTTTGAAGGCGACGATGAAGTACGCGCAGACGAAGAAGCCGCGAATCTCTGGGTGAAAGCCGGCGCGGCGCCGGATCGCGTGCGTCGTTTTAGCCGCAAAGATAATTTCTGGCAGATGGGCGACACCGGTCCGTGCGGTCCGTGCTCCGAGATTCATTATTATCGCGGCAAGCATCCCAGGAATCCGGAATTTAATCGCGCCGAGTACGTCAATGGCAAGGGCGAAGAGACGATTGAAATTTGGAATCTCGTTTTTATGCAGTTCAATCGTTACCAAGACGGCGATGGATTCAAACTCGATCCGCTGCCTAAACCCTCGGTGGACACCGGCGCGGGGTTGGAGCGCGTGACCGCGGTCTTGCAGGGCAAACTGTCGAACTACGAAACTGATTTGTTCAAGCCAATCATCGAGCACACGCGCAAACTGCTCGGTCACGACAAGGACGCGCTGGAGAAACAACTCGCGTCGTACCGCGTCATCGCGGATCACTCGCGTGCGATTGCGTTCCTCACTGCCGACGGTGTCGTGCCGGGCAACGAAGGGCGCAACTATGTTTTGCGTTTGATTTTGCGCCGCGCGGCGCGGCACGGCTATCTGCTCGGTTTCCAGGAACCGTTCCTCACCGAGGTGCTGCCGACCGTCATCGAAATGATGAGCGAGCCATATCCGGAACTCGAAAAGCGTCGCGATGCGATTCTCAAAATTACGCGCGAAGAAGAGAAACGGTTCCAGGCGACGCTAAAAACCGGGTCAGCGTTGCTCGAAGAGTTGGTGGATGAACTGCGCGCGAAAAACGCCAAAATGATTTCCGGCGCGGACGCGTTCAAACTGCACGACACGTACGGATTCGCGCTCGAACTCACGCGCGATTATGCAACCGCGTTTGGGATGCAGGTGGATGAAGCCGGTTTTCGCAAGGCGATGGAAGAGCAAGCGGACCGTTCGCGCGCGGCGTCGGCGATGGGCATTGATGTCGCGTCCGAGCAAAAGTACATCGCCGCGCAAGAACAACTCGTCGTGTCCGGCGTGTTGCCGGCGTCCGGCGTTTCGCACGATCCGTACTCGCGCACCGAACTGGATACGACCATCGCCGGAATTTTGCGCGATGGCGACTTGGTCGAGCAGGCGAACGCGGGCGACCAGGTTGAGATCGTTTTGCCAGCCACGTGCTTCTACGTCGAGTCGGGTGGTCAAATCACCGACACGGGTCGCCTCGTGCAGTACGTCGGCATAGCGGATGGCGCGGAGACCGAAGACGCGAATGTGAAATGGGCAATTGAAATCACGGATGCGCGTGCCGCGCTGCCTGGGTTGATCGTTCATGTGGGCAAGGTAGTGAAAGGCGCGCCGCGCGTCGGCGATCAAGTCGCGGTGGAAGTGGATCGTTTGCGTCGCTGGGATATTATGCGGAATCACACGGCGACGCATTTATTGCATCGCGAATTGCGGTACGCGCTGGGCGAACACGTGCAACAAGCCGGGTCGCTCGTCGCGCCGGATCGTTTTCGTTTCGATTTCACGCACAACACGATGTTGACCCAGGATGAATTGAACACGATCGAGCAAGCGGTCAACGACGCGGTGCTTGCGGATTTTCCGGTCGTGCCGTTCCAATTGTCATACAAAGAAGCCGTCGCCGGCGGCGCGATGGCGCTGTTCACCGAAAAGTACGGCGACCGCGTGCGCGTGATCAAGGTGGGCGACCCAGGTCATCCGTTTAGCCAAGAGTTATGCGGTGGCACGCACGTCCAACACACGAGTCAGATCGGCGCGTTCCACATTGTTTCCGAATCGTCCATCGGCGCGGGCTTGCGCCGCATCGAAGCGGTGACGGGACACGGCGCGGCGAAACTCTTGCAGGAAAATTCCGGACGCTTGGATCGAACTGCCGCGTTTCTGCGAACGACCGCAGAGCAAATCGAATCCAAGGTGCTGGCGTTGATGAGCGAGATTGAAACGCAACGCAAGGAAATCGAAAAGTTGCGCCGCGATCTCGCGTTGCGCGACGCGGAAGGATTACTCGCGCGCGTGCAACAGGTCGGCGAAGTGCGCGTGCTCGCGACCCAGGTACAAGCCGCGAACGCGGACACACTGCGCGAGCTAGCCGATTTTTTCCGTGACCGAATGGGGTCGGGCATTGTCGTGCTGGGCGCGGCGATTGACGGCAAGCCCAGTTTGATCGCGGCTGTCACGCCCGACCTGGTCGCCAAAGGATTCGACGCCGGCAAGATCGTGCGCGAAGTTGCCAAGGTCGTCGGCGGTGGCGGCGGCGGCAAACCGAATCTCGCGCAAGCCGGCGGCAAGGATGTATCGCGTCTCGCCGAAGCGCTCGCGATGGTGGTAAGTGTGGTAGGCAAGGCGTAG
- a CDS encoding zinc-ribbon domain containing protein, whose amino-acid sequence MNYTDKWLICSSCGKQFLWDAGEQSWYQSNHLKHQPRHCKHCRDCRKKPTHQVMFNPSPVTMGR is encoded by the coding sequence ATGAACTACACCGACAAGTGGTTGATCTGCTCATCATGCGGGAAGCAATTTTTATGGGATGCGGGCGAACAGTCATGGTATCAGAGCAACCACCTCAAGCATCAGCCGCGCCATTGCAAGCATTGTCGCGACTGCCGCAAAAAGCCAACGCATCAAGTGATGTTCAATCCATCGCCCGTCACGATGGGACGTTGA
- a CDS encoding Uma2 family endonuclease: MQWADVLKDKSLRDLPYKIELDARGRIVMTPASNRHARYQAKISGILAEMLRGGETLTECSIQTLDGVKVADVVWASSEFLKKHRYETPYTQSPEICVEITSPSNSRAEIAEKIALYLSKGAREVWVCDEKGRVTFNDHSGAVKKSKLVARFPTKI, encoded by the coding sequence TTGCAGTGGGCAGATGTATTAAAAGACAAATCACTACGGGATTTACCGTATAAAATCGAACTCGATGCGCGAGGGAGAATCGTTATGACGCCCGCGTCAAATCGCCATGCCCGGTATCAAGCCAAGATTAGCGGTATTCTCGCTGAGATGTTGCGCGGGGGCGAAACACTGACTGAATGTTCGATTCAGACGCTCGATGGCGTTAAGGTAGCGGATGTGGTTTGGGCATCGAGCGAGTTTCTGAAAAAACATCGGTATGAAACGCCTTACACTCAATCGCCGGAGATTTGCGTCGAGATTACTTCACCCTCGAATAGCCGCGCCGAGATTGCGGAGAAAATCGCGTTGTATCTCTCCAAAGGCGCGCGCGAAGTATGGGTGTGCGACGAAAAAGGTCGCGTCACATTCAACGATCATTCCGGCGCAGTCAAAAAATCCAAGCTGGTCGCGCGCTTCCCGACGAAAATCTGA
- a CDS encoding BrnT family toxin — translation MDIAWVDILDEDKLDRKHNVRPYEVEQVLLNNPRIFFVEKGNIVGEDVYLGLGRTDDGRYLAVFFIYKKNRVALVTSARDEDAKERRRYAKK, via the coding sequence ATGGATATTGCGTGGGTGGATATTCTTGACGAAGACAAGCTGGATCGGAAACATAATGTCCGCCCGTATGAGGTTGAGCAAGTCCTGCTCAACAATCCGCGAATCTTCTTTGTCGAAAAGGGCAACATTGTAGGTGAAGATGTATATTTGGGATTGGGACGAACCGATGATGGACGATACCTGGCGGTGTTCTTTATTTACAAAAAAAACCGCGTTGCGCTGGTAACTAGTGCGCGTGATGAGGATGCCAAAGAACGGAGGCGATATGCAAAAAAATAA
- a CDS encoding baseplate J/gp47 family protein, producing MQQIIQLNSEDDIAAIRARVESAELSYLVLVVPRHCRALANERGLQLVRRAAEGSGAQVALVVHDDDIRDRAEALGFPVFSSLAKAQKTRWTMEPLAPGKWQDASGGRLFVERQQRAPSAPPETTAPIVARVFDLVREYRTVIVSIVVVLLVICVAAFLLVPAAKVRVVPSPVAIAVTGDAIADPTVQQITSSTRTIPARRISHDVSGSAQLRTTTQRQVPNAPSIGTVTFTNQRTEETIIPPSTIVKTSAGVPIRFTTTTTTTVPAGVGARADAPIQAIDPGPSGNVKELAINTIEGSLAIAARVINTKPTVSGTLKPVRVVTADDKKKLEAQLIQQLKQQSQETLKSELKPGEFLALDSVIIDPTDSVFDHAVDEPADVLTLRMNAVAFGIAFDQENLATMVSAIIQRQMETGYQLLPDGVVVETQPGGKYQGIAFRMPIRAIGYTTPQVDPNKVSRALQGRTVDDAKSYLASVIAVAQSPEIEVSPIGWNRLPWLGFRIAVFVEPPAVKK from the coding sequence ATGCAACAAATTATCCAGTTGAATTCCGAAGATGACATCGCCGCGATTCGCGCGCGGGTCGAATCCGCGGAACTGAGTTACCTCGTGCTCGTGGTGCCGCGCCATTGCCGCGCGCTGGCGAATGAACGCGGCTTACAACTCGTGCGCCGCGCCGCCGAAGGTTCCGGCGCACAGGTCGCGCTCGTCGTTCACGACGACGACATTCGTGATCGCGCCGAGGCATTGGGGTTTCCGGTTTTCAGTTCGCTCGCCAAAGCGCAGAAAACGCGCTGGACGATGGAGCCGCTCGCGCCCGGCAAGTGGCAGGATGCGAGTGGCGGACGCTTGTTCGTCGAGCGACAACAACGCGCGCCGAGCGCACCGCCTGAAACGACCGCGCCAATCGTCGCGCGCGTGTTCGACCTGGTGCGCGAGTATCGCACAGTCATCGTCTCGATTGTTGTGGTGTTGCTTGTGATTTGCGTCGCCGCGTTTTTGCTCGTGCCCGCGGCGAAGGTGCGGGTCGTGCCATCGCCCGTCGCCATCGCGGTGACCGGCGATGCGATTGCCGATCCAACCGTGCAACAAATCACTTCGTCCACGCGCACAATTCCGGCGCGGCGCATTTCGCACGATGTTAGCGGCTCGGCGCAACTACGGACGACGACACAACGCCAAGTGCCGAACGCGCCTTCAATCGGCACGGTGACGTTCACGAATCAACGCACGGAAGAGACGATCATTCCACCGAGCACCATCGTCAAAACAAGCGCGGGTGTGCCGATTCGTTTCACGACGACGACGACCACGACCGTGCCGGCGGGTGTCGGTGCGCGCGCCGACGCGCCGATTCAAGCGATTGACCCAGGACCATCAGGAAATGTCAAGGAACTCGCGATCAACACGATTGAAGGGTCGCTCGCGATTGCCGCGCGCGTCATCAATACTAAACCTACGGTGAGCGGAACGCTCAAACCGGTGCGCGTTGTTACGGCGGATGACAAGAAAAAACTTGAGGCGCAATTGATTCAGCAACTCAAGCAACAAAGTCAGGAGACGCTCAAGAGCGAACTCAAGCCCGGCGAATTTCTCGCGCTCGATTCGGTGATCATTGATCCGACCGATTCGGTATTCGATCACGCGGTAGACGAACCGGCAGACGTACTCACTTTGCGAATGAATGCCGTCGCGTTTGGTATCGCGTTCGATCAGGAAAATCTCGCAACGATGGTCAGCGCGATCATCCAGCGGCAAATGGAAACCGGTTACCAATTGTTGCCGGATGGTGTCGTCGTGGAAACGCAACCGGGCGGCAAGTACCAGGGCATCGCGTTTCGGATGCCGATTCGCGCGATCGGGTACACGACGCCGCAAGTGGACCCGAACAAGGTGAGCCGCGCGTTGCAGGGACGCACGGTGGACGACGCGAAAAGTTATCTCGCGAGTGTGATCGCGGTCGCACAATCGCCGGAGATTGAAGTGTCGCCCATCGGGTGGAATCGTTTGCCGTGGCTGGGCTTTCGCATTGCCGTGTTTGTCGAGCCGCCGGCGGTGAAAAAGTGA
- a CDS encoding glycosyltransferase family 4 protein, which translates to MKVLMFSWEFPPHVVGGLGTHVAELAPALARAGVEVHVVTPRWRGGATEEILAGNAVVHRVDPPFGAMGNFYADAHQTNLNLEEHAQIVWERVGGFDLIHAHDWLVAFAGASLKRLHKTPLVATIHATERGRGRGNLGGEMSFAINGAEWWLTYEAWRVICTSQSMAREVETYFQTPPNKVDVVPNGVDAAPFDALDGEDLSEFRARWASPEERIVFNVGRLVHEKGAPLIIEAAPRVLAQMPCTKFVIAGTGGMSEPLKQRVRELGIADRVNITGFISDDDRNRLLKVADTAVYPSLYEPFGIVALEAMAARCPIIVSSVGGLGEVVKLYETGITVYPDDVDSLVWGMTHTLQHPDWARARAENAYRVVKAEYNWDHIADATRMVYERILRERAQAEW; encoded by the coding sequence ATGAAAGTTCTGATGTTTTCCTGGGAATTCCCTCCGCACGTGGTTGGCGGGTTGGGCACGCACGTCGCCGAATTAGCGCCGGCGCTCGCGCGCGCCGGCGTGGAGGTGCACGTCGTTACGCCGCGTTGGCGTGGCGGTGCGACGGAAGAAATTCTCGCGGGCAACGCGGTGGTTCATCGCGTCGATCCGCCGTTTGGCGCAATGGGCAACTTTTACGCGGACGCGCATCAGACGAATTTGAATCTCGAAGAGCACGCGCAGATTGTGTGGGAACGCGTCGGTGGGTTCGATCTGATTCACGCGCACGATTGGCTCGTCGCGTTTGCCGGCGCGTCGCTCAAGCGGTTACACAAGACACCCTTGGTGGCGACGATTCACGCGACTGAGCGCGGACGCGGACGCGGCAACCTCGGCGGCGAGATGTCGTTCGCGATCAACGGCGCCGAGTGGTGGCTGACCTACGAAGCATGGCGCGTGATTTGCACGAGCCAATCTATGGCGCGCGAAGTGGAAACGTACTTTCAGACGCCGCCGAATAAAGTGGACGTTGTGCCGAACGGGGTGGATGCCGCGCCGTTCGACGCGCTCGACGGCGAAGACTTGTCCGAGTTTCGCGCGCGGTGGGCGTCGCCCGAAGAACGGATCGTATTCAATGTCGGGCGCTTAGTCCACGAAAAGGGCGCGCCGTTGATTATCGAAGCCGCGCCGCGCGTGCTCGCGCAAATGCCGTGCACCAAGTTCGTGATCGCGGGCACTGGCGGGATGAGCGAACCGCTCAAGCAACGCGTGCGCGAGCTGGGTATCGCCGACCGCGTGAACATCACTGGATTTATTTCGGACGATGATCGCAATCGGTTGCTCAAGGTCGCGGACACGGCGGTGTATCCATCGTTGTACGAGCCGTTCGGCATCGTCGCGCTCGAAGCGATGGCGGCGCGTTGTCCGATCATCGTCAGTTCGGTGGGCGGCTTGGGCGAGGTCGTCAAGTTGTACGAGACCGGCATCACAGTTTATCCCGACGATGTGGATTCGCTCGTGTGGGGTATGACGCACACGCTCCAACATCCCGACTGGGCGCGCGCGCGCGCGGAGAACGCGTATCGCGTGGTGAAAGCAGAGTACAACTGGGACCACATCGCGGATGCGACGCGCATGGTGTACGAACGAATTCTGCGCGAACGCGCCCAGGCGGAGTGGTAG
- the ruvX gene encoding Holliday junction resolvase RuvX, with protein sequence MRVLGLDVGDKRIGVAFGDTTVNIATPVSVITRGSFDHDTRALGDAIRKYDAERFIVGLPRNMDGTLGEQAQAVMTLAQHLERALKVPLAFWDERLTTVAATERRNATGARGKKSRQYLDAMAAAVILQDYLDSQRNETE encoded by the coding sequence GTGAGAGTGCTGGGTTTGGATGTGGGTGACAAACGAATTGGCGTCGCGTTCGGCGATACGACAGTGAACATCGCGACGCCGGTGAGCGTGATCACGCGCGGATCGTTCGACCACGATACGCGCGCGCTCGGCGACGCGATTCGCAAGTACGACGCCGAACGATTCATCGTCGGCTTGCCGCGCAACATGGACGGCACGCTCGGCGAGCAGGCGCAAGCGGTGATGACACTTGCGCAACATCTCGAACGCGCGCTCAAGGTGCCGCTCGCGTTTTGGGACGAACGCCTGACGACTGTCGCGGCGACGGAGCGGCGCAACGCGACCGGCGCGCGCGGCAAAAAATCGCGCCAATACCTGGATGCGATGGCGGCGGCAGTCATCCTGCAAGATTATTTGGATTCGCAAAGGAACGAGACGGAATGA
- a CDS encoding aldehyde ferredoxin oxidoreductase, with protein sequence MAAIGGYRGKILRIDLSTGKISSEDTAKYKDFLGGTGLGYKILWDEVKPGTKAWDPENRIIFGVGPLTGSGSPLSGRVSITTLFPVNINELPGTGHMGGHWGAELKFAGWDSVIVQGKAPKPVWIYINDDKVEIRDAKNLWGNGIFRATEEISNEVGSDVQVAAIGQAGENLVRVSCVLCNRSHSAGGVGSVLGSKNLKAIGVKGTGSVAIAADKKVWKEFVNEYLSLLGANNQGVVPTTPQPWAEYYGATRWNAQKGQYWGAANPPVETGECSADDLNRIGYRTHKGVLDHGDGPGQRHHVRSGGCYSCPIRCHVYTDIPALETKYGVSRFNGNTCVGNSFGRGFFDNITSGTETAIEASQLGSALADDYGLWNDYGQFPRDLLYAYRKGILKAKLDPKEYDSIPWKLLDAGDPAFLLDIMKRITFKQGELGKLFADGPAFLEKKWSEIAEYHQTYESSCWKDAHAKHHSSENGGQVGTLINMMYNRDSQNHTHSNYLANGLPLALQKEIGAELFGSPDAIDANNNYKPMNKGKAVFTKMSLIYLELHNSLTACNWTLPVWASPRKDRKYRGDVAMEAKALSHVTGEKISREEIEATGMRILHLFRALTARFMNEKDMRNKHDLANKWVFDYPADKQPFTAGHSRMDRADIELAKDLFYEEMGWDKATGMPTRATLEKAGLKYVADELAKQGLIA encoded by the coding sequence ATGGCAGCAATAGGTGGATATCGCGGCAAGATTCTACGGATTGATCTTTCCACCGGCAAGATCAGTTCGGAAGATACCGCGAAATACAAGGACTTTCTCGGCGGCACCGGGCTGGGTTACAAAATTTTGTGGGATGAAGTCAAGCCCGGCACCAAGGCGTGGGATCCGGAAAACCGGATCATTTTTGGCGTGGGTCCGTTGACCGGTTCCGGCTCACCGCTCTCGGGTCGTGTTTCGATTACGACGTTGTTTCCCGTCAACATCAATGAATTGCCCGGCACGGGACACATGGGTGGACACTGGGGCGCTGAGTTGAAATTTGCCGGTTGGGACTCGGTGATCGTGCAAGGCAAAGCGCCCAAGCCCGTGTGGATTTACATCAATGATGACAAGGTTGAGATTCGCGACGCCAAGAATCTCTGGGGCAACGGCATCTTCCGCGCGACGGAAGAAATCAGCAATGAAGTTGGTTCCGATGTCCAGGTCGCGGCGATTGGTCAAGCGGGCGAAAATCTCGTGCGCGTCTCGTGCGTGCTGTGCAATCGTTCGCACTCTGCAGGCGGCGTGGGCAGCGTCCTGGGTTCCAAGAATCTCAAGGCAATTGGGGTCAAAGGCACCGGGTCGGTTGCCATAGCGGCGGACAAAAAAGTATGGAAAGAATTCGTCAACGAATACCTTTCGTTGCTTGGCGCGAACAACCAAGGCGTCGTGCCGACGACGCCGCAACCCTGGGCGGAGTACTATGGCGCGACGCGCTGGAACGCGCAGAAGGGGCAATACTGGGGCGCCGCAAATCCGCCAGTCGAAACCGGCGAATGCAGCGCGGATGATTTGAATCGCATCGGCTATCGCACGCACAAGGGAGTTTTGGATCACGGCGATGGTCCTGGTCAGCGACACCATGTTCGTTCCGGCGGTTGCTACTCGTGCCCGATTCGTTGCCACGTGTACACCGATATCCCGGCGCTCGAAACCAAGTACGGTGTGTCGCGTTTCAACGGCAACACCTGTGTGGGCAACTCGTTCGGGCGCGGGTTCTTTGACAATATCACGAGCGGCACGGAAACCGCGATCGAAGCGTCGCAGTTGGGCAGTGCGCTCGCGGATGATTACGGTTTGTGGAACGACTATGGACAGTTCCCGCGCGATCTGCTCTACGCGTACCGCAAGGGCATTCTGAAAGCCAAGTTGGACCCGAAAGAGTACGACAGCATTCCGTGGAAACTGTTGGATGCGGGCGACCCAGCATTCCTGCTCGACATTATGAAACGCATCACGTTCAAGCAAGGCGAACTGGGCAAGTTGTTCGCGGATGGTCCAGCATTCTTGGAAAAGAAATGGTCTGAGATTGCCGAATACCATCAAACGTACGAGTCGAGTTGCTGGAAGGACGCGCACGCCAAACACCACTCGAGCGAAAATGGCGGACAAGTCGGCACGCTGATCAACATGATGTACAATCGCGATTCGCAAAACCACACGCACAGCAACTATTTGGCGAATGGTCTACCCTTGGCGTTGCAGAAAGAAATCGGAGCGGAGTTGTTCGGTTCGCCGGATGCGATTGACGCGAACAACAACTACAAGCCGATGAACAAGGGCAAGGCGGTCTTCACCAAGATGTCGCTGATCTATCTCGAACTGCACAACTCGCTGACCGCGTGCAACTGGACGCTGCCGGTGTGGGCGTCACCGCGCAAGGATCGCAAGTATCGCGGCGATGTCGCGATGGAAGCCAAGGCGCTGTCGCACGTGACCGGCGAAAAGATCAGCCGCGAAGAAATCGAGGCGACCGGGATGCGGATTCTCCACTTGTTCCGCGCGCTGACCGCGCGCTTTATGAACGAGAAAGATATGCGCAACAAGCACGATTTGGCGAACAAGTGGGTCTTTGACTATCCGGCGGATAAACAACCGTTCACGGCTGGTCACAGCCGGATGGATCGCGCAGACATCGAACTCGCCAAAGACTTGTTCTACGAAGAGATGGGCTGGGACAAGGCGACCGGCATGCCGACGCGCGCGACGCTTGAAAAAGCCGGACTCAAGTACGTTGCCGATGAATTAGCCAAGCAAGGTTTGATCGCGTAA